A single Desulfovulcanus ferrireducens DNA region contains:
- a CDS encoding response regulator transcription factor: MRKPTILLIEDDKDILTILRDQLVMDDFKVLEATSGEEGTRLFKQFRPDLIILDLNLPDIDGVKICQNLRRISDVPIIILTARESLADKVRGLNCGADDYIVKPFEYLELAARIRVCLRRSSSKVCGKEKCCFGELEILLNTREVLLQGKAVHLTKKEFDLLELLVSYAGEVLSRDFICSQIWPNDEVYSWSRALDVHIRRLRKKIEPDPQNPKFIITHPGVGYRFAGN; the protein is encoded by the coding sequence ATTTTAAGAGATCAACTGGTCATGGATGATTTTAAAGTTCTCGAGGCAACTTCTGGCGAAGAAGGAACCAGGTTGTTTAAGCAGTTTCGTCCGGATTTAATAATTCTTGACCTGAATCTTCCGGATATAGATGGGGTAAAAATTTGTCAAAATTTACGACGTATATCTGATGTACCGATTATTATCCTCACGGCCAGAGAGTCATTGGCAGACAAGGTCAGGGGTCTGAACTGCGGCGCTGATGATTATATTGTAAAACCTTTCGAATATCTGGAACTGGCTGCGCGTATAAGAGTTTGTCTTAGGCGAAGCTCTTCTAAAGTATGCGGAAAAGAGAAATGTTGTTTTGGCGAGTTGGAAATATTGCTAAATACCAGAGAAGTTTTATTACAGGGTAAGGCTGTGCATCTTACCAAAAAGGAGTTTGACCTTCTGGAGTTGCTTGTTTCTTATGCTGGCGAGGTCTTAAGCAGGGATTTTATTTGCAGCCAGATTTGGCCTAATGATGAGGTTTACTCCTGGAGCAGGGCTCTTGATGTCCATATCCGGCGTTTACGTAAAAAAATAGAACCAGACCCCCAAAATCCAAAGTTTATCATTACCCATCCAGGTGTTGGATACCGTTTTGCTGGGAATTAA